One stretch of Rissa tridactyla isolate bRisTri1 chromosome 21, bRisTri1.patW.cur.20221130, whole genome shotgun sequence DNA includes these proteins:
- the TFEB gene encoding transcription factor EB has protein sequence MASRIGLRMELMKQQAQQEAERERMQQQMMMNYMQQQRMPVASTPAINTPVHYQSPPPVPGEVLKVQSYLENPTTYHLQKSRDKKVQAYLSETYGNKFAAHVSPVSHSPKPPPAASPGVRPGHVMSSSAGNSAPNSPMAMLNIGSNPEREFDEVIDDIMRLDDVLGYMNPEVHMPNTLPMSSSHMNVYSGDPQVTASLVGVTSSSCPADLTQKRELTDAESRALAKERQKKDNHNLIERRRRFNINDRIKELGMLIPKANDLDVRWNKGTILKASVDYIKRMQKDLQRSRDLENHSRRLEMTNKQLLLRIQELEMQARVHGLPTSSPSGVNVAELAQQVVKQEAGSDEGTLEPLLPPPDPESQPQAALPPPPQSPYHQLDFTHSLSFDDGSRGFPDSLEPGHSASFPSLSKKELDLMLMQDTMLPLASDPLFSAMSPEASKASSRRSSFSMEDADML, from the exons ATGGCGTCCCGCATCGGCCTGCGGATGGAGCTGATGAAGCAGCAAGCGCAGCAGGAGGCGGAGAGGGAGCGCATGCAGCAGCAGATGATGATGAACTACATGCAGCAGCAGCGGATGCCGGTGGCCTCCACCCCGGCCATCAACACCCCCGTCCACTACCAGTCCCCACCACCCGTGCCCGGAGAGGTCCTCAAG GTTCAGTCCTACCTGGAGAACCCCACCACGTACCACCTCCAGAAGTCGCGGGACAAGAAGGTTCAGGCTTATCTCTCCGAAACCTATGGGAACAAGTTTGCTGCCCATGTCAGCCCCGTCAGCCACTCTCCCAAGCCACCACCCGCCGCGTCCCCCGGTGTCCGACCCGGCCACGTCATGTCCTCCTCGGCAGGCAACAGTGCGCCCAACAGCCCCATGGCCATGCTCAACATCGGCTCCAACCCTGAGCGGGAG TTTGATGAGGTCATTGATGACATCATGCGCCTGGATGACGTTTTGGGCTATATGAACCCCGAAGTCCACATGCCCAACACA CTGCCGATGTCCAGCAGTCACATGAATGTCTATAGCGGGGACCCCCAGGTGACGGCCTCTCTCGTAGGTgtcaccagcagctcctgccctgccgaCCTCAcccagaagagagagctgacAG ATGCCGAGAGCCGAGCCCTGGCAAAAGAGCGCCAGAAGAAAGACAATCACAACCTGA TCGAGAGACGGCGAAGGTTTAACATCAACGACCGCATCAAGGAGTTGGGGATGCTGATCCCCAAGGCCAACGACCT GGACGTGCGCTGGAACAAAGGGACAATCCTGAAGGCGTCTGTGGACTACATCAAGAGGATGCAGAAGGACTTGCAGAGGTCACGAGACCTGGAGAATCACTCGCGGCGTCTGGAGATGACAAATAAGCAGCTGCTGCTCCGCATCCAG GAGCTGGAGATGCAGGCGCGTGTCCACGGGCTGCCCACCTCCTCGCCCTCGGGTGTCAACGTAGCCGAGCTGGCTCAGCAGGTGGTCAAGCAAGAAGCCGGCAGCGACGAGGGGACGctggagccactgctgccacctccGGACCCTGAATCGCAGCCGCAGGCGGCGCTGCCTCCACCACCCCAGTCTCCCTACCACCAGCTGGACTTTACCCACAGCCTGAGCTTCGATGACGGCTCCCGGGGCTTCCCGGACAGCCTGGAGCCTGGCCACAGTGCTTCCTTCCCATCCCTATCCAAGAAGGAGCTGGACTTGATGCTGATGCAGGACACCATGCTGCCCCTGGCCTCTGACCCCTTGTTCTCGGCCATGTCCCCGGAGGCCTCCAAGGCCAGCAGTCGCCGGAGCAGCTTCAGCATGGAGGATGCAGACATGCTGTGA